In Rattus rattus isolate New Zealand chromosome 3, Rrattus_CSIRO_v1, whole genome shotgun sequence, one genomic interval encodes:
- the LOC116895744 gene encoding glyceraldehyde-3-phosphate dehydrogenase-like, translating to MSVNHENYDNSFKIVSNLSCTTTCLPALANVIHDNFGFVEGLMTILHAITATQKTVVEPSGKLLRDGSGAAQNIIPASTGAVKAVSKVISELNRKLTGMAFRVPIPNVSIVDLTCCLEKSTKYNDIKKVVKLLNTEDQVVS from the coding sequence ATGAGTGTGAACCATGAGAATTATGACAACTCCTTCAAGATTGTTAGCAATCTGTCTTGCACCACCACCTGCTTACCCGCCCTGGCCAatgtcatccatgacaactttggtttcgtggaagggctcatgaccataCTCCATGCCATTACTGCTACTCAGAAGACTGTGGTTGAGCCCTCTGGAAAGCTGTTGCGTGATGGCtctggggcagcccagaacatcatccctgcatctacTGGTGCTGTGAAGGCTGTGAGCAAGGTCATCTcagagctgaacaggaagctTACTGGCATGGCCTTCCGAGTTCCTATAcccaatgtatccattgtggatctgacatgctgcctggagaaatCTACCAAGTAtaatgacatcaagaaggtggtaaAGCTTCTAAACACTGAAGATCAGGTTGTCTCCTag